In Thalassotalea sp. Sam97, a single window of DNA contains:
- the tatB gene encoding Sec-independent protein translocase protein TatB: MFDIGFWELTVIAVISLIILGPERMPTAIRTVRGWVRSIKQFSSSMQTELKEELRIHELHESLRKAEQQGMKNLSPELQESVDQLKAAAEQANRPYANSNNQQTSSTNSHDEQNSVDVKTSTPNNDDTSQEKTK, translated from the coding sequence ATGTTTGATATCGGCTTTTGGGAATTAACGGTTATCGCCGTTATCAGCCTCATTATTCTCGGCCCTGAACGTATGCCTACGGCGATCAGGACGGTTCGTGGCTGGGTACGCAGTATCAAGCAGTTTAGCAGTAGCATGCAAACCGAACTAAAAGAAGAGCTGCGAATTCATGAGCTCCATGAAAGCTTGCGTAAAGCTGAACAGCAAGGTATGAAAAACTTATCTCCAGAGCTACAAGAATCTGTCGATCAACTTAAAGCCGCAGCTGAACAAGCAAATCGCCCATACGCAAACAGTAACAATCAGCAGACTTCTTCTACTAATAGCCACGATGAGCAAAACAGTGTTGATGTTAAAACGTCAACACCTAACAACGACGACACCTCACAAGAAAAGACAAAGTAG
- a CDS encoding DMT family transporter, translating into MHTAILMLAVCALFAKWINLPALYIVWGRCFFATIALLIFCFLRKTSLQISSYLVKRLVITGALLACHWWSFFHSIQLTNVAVGLLTFACFPLFVPILERIIDGKPLQMTLLIQGLLCLLGIYLVLPDELSVGFRQQWQVGILLGLLSAATFALVTFYNRRFVQKQSPLLINLYQQATAMVLLSPWLLAYDVHISGEDILLLLLLGTVFTALTHTLITYCLRFIPAFSASLAFTLEPVYGIVAAHWLLQEPLTLTTMLGGGLIVAVCAYSASKQYQSHAAN; encoded by the coding sequence CTGCATACGGCAATCTTAATGCTTGCTGTATGCGCCTTGTTTGCTAAGTGGATAAACTTACCCGCTCTATATATTGTTTGGGGGCGTTGCTTTTTCGCTACCATCGCCCTATTGATATTTTGCTTTTTACGCAAAACCTCACTGCAAATAAGTAGCTATTTAGTAAAACGGCTAGTTATTACTGGCGCACTGCTGGCTTGCCATTGGTGGAGCTTTTTTCACAGCATTCAACTAACCAATGTCGCCGTAGGCTTGTTAACTTTCGCCTGCTTCCCCTTATTTGTACCAATATTAGAACGTATCATTGATGGTAAACCGCTACAGATGACGTTGCTAATACAGGGGCTATTATGTCTGTTGGGCATATATTTGGTGCTACCAGACGAGCTTAGCGTCGGTTTCAGGCAACAATGGCAGGTGGGTATACTATTAGGCTTATTATCTGCAGCAACCTTTGCGTTAGTGACGTTTTATAATCGCCGCTTTGTGCAAAAACAATCACCGCTTTTGATCAACCTTTATCAACAGGCGACCGCAATGGTGTTATTAAGCCCATGGCTACTTGCCTATGATGTACATATCAGTGGAGAAGATATCTTACTGTTATTATTGCTTGGTACGGTGTTTACTGCCCTTACTCACACACTGATCACCTATTGCTTGCGCTTTATCCCAGCCTTCAGCGCCAGTTTGGCATTTACTCTAGAACCTGTATATGGCATCGTCGCAGCCCATTGGCTGCTGCAAGAGCCATTAACACTAACCACTATGTTAGGTGGTGGTCTGATTGTCGCAGTTTGCGCCTATTCGGCATCAAAGCAGTACCAATCGCACGCTGCCAATTAA
- the rhlB gene encoding ATP-dependent RNA helicase RhlB, which yields MNKTHLTDTKFSELGLNAKVVSGLDAMGFHNCTTIQAKSLPILLTGKDIAGQAQTGEGKTIAFLAATFHHLLANGNPGHNQPRAIIMAPTRELAIQIANDAKFMAKASGMRLGVIYGGEGYESQRETLEQGVDVLIGTCGRLIDYYKQGVYRLDNIEVVVLDEADRMFDLGFIKDIRYMFRRMPEAKQRLNMLFSATLSYRVKELAFEHMNEPVSVEVAPEQKTNVRITEELFYPSNEDKMALLQTLIEEEWPDKAIIFANTKHTCEKVYAYLHADKHRVGLLTGDVPQNKRLKILENFTQGHLDILVATDVAARGLHIPAVTHVFNYDLPDDCEDYVHRIGRTGRAGASGHAISLACEEYVFNLPAIEQYIEHSLPVSKYNPDALLTDLPKPKPKQRRHKPSPKRGGQSGNRRPGPHKN from the coding sequence ATGAATAAAACACACTTAACTGATACTAAGTTTAGCGAACTTGGTTTAAATGCTAAAGTTGTGAGTGGCTTAGATGCTATGGGCTTTCACAACTGCACGACTATTCAGGCAAAATCGCTGCCTATCCTCCTCACTGGTAAAGATATTGCCGGCCAAGCACAGACTGGTGAAGGTAAAACCATTGCCTTTTTAGCCGCTACCTTCCACCACTTACTCGCCAATGGTAATCCGGGTCACAATCAGCCTCGAGCGATTATTATGGCGCCAACCCGTGAGTTAGCTATTCAAATTGCTAACGATGCCAAGTTTATGGCGAAAGCCTCGGGCATGCGTCTTGGTGTGATTTATGGTGGTGAAGGTTATGAAAGCCAACGAGAAACGCTGGAGCAAGGTGTTGACGTACTTATTGGCACCTGTGGTCGCTTAATCGATTACTACAAGCAAGGTGTATACCGCTTAGATAACATTGAAGTTGTCGTGCTTGATGAAGCCGATCGCATGTTTGATTTGGGCTTTATTAAAGATATTCGCTATATGTTCCGTCGCATGCCAGAAGCGAAACAACGTCTTAATATGCTATTTTCAGCAACGCTAAGTTACCGTGTTAAAGAGCTCGCATTTGAGCACATGAATGAGCCGGTTAGTGTCGAAGTCGCACCGGAACAAAAGACCAATGTGCGCATTACTGAAGAGCTATTTTATCCGTCCAACGAAGACAAAATGGCTTTGTTGCAAACGCTTATCGAGGAAGAATGGCCTGATAAAGCGATTATTTTTGCCAACACCAAGCATACCTGTGAAAAGGTTTACGCCTACTTGCATGCTGATAAACATCGAGTTGGTTTGCTAACGGGTGATGTGCCGCAAAATAAGCGTTTAAAAATATTAGAGAATTTTACCCAAGGCCATTTAGATATTTTGGTGGCAACCGATGTCGCCGCGCGAGGCTTACATATTCCGGCGGTAACGCATGTGTTTAACTACGACTTACCTGACGATTGTGAAGACTATGTGCACCGTATTGGTCGTACAGGTCGAGCAGGAGCCTCGGGGCATGCCATTAGTTTAGCTTGTGAAGAATATGTATTTAATTTGCCTGCTATCGAGCAGTACATTGAGCATAGTTTGCCGGTAAGCAAATATAACCCCGATGCATTGCTAACCGATTTGCCGAAACCTAAGCCTAAACAGCGTCGTCATAAACCAAGCCCTAAACGTGGTGGTCAGTCAGGTAACCGCCGTCCGGGGCCGCATAAAAACTAA
- a CDS encoding TatD family hydrolase, with the protein MIDIGINLTNSRFDKDRAQVIDAAKQHGVHALIITGTNQAESKAAAKLADQHAALYATAGVHPHDADNVSDDYLQHLKSLLLNDKVVAVGECGLDFNRNFSTPENQQRVFAEQIALAIEVQKPLFLHQRDAFATWQAMLNEQISKTSGGVSHCFTGNLDELKGALDMGLYIGITGWICDPKRGQELYDIARYIPLDRIMIETDAPYLTPKNIRPKPKSSRNEPKYLAFVVDTLAKAMNIDNETLIEHASNNTKALFNLPG; encoded by the coding sequence TTGATAGATATTGGTATTAACTTAACCAATAGTCGTTTTGATAAAGATCGTGCACAAGTTATTGACGCGGCAAAGCAGCACGGCGTGCATGCTCTTATCATCACAGGTACCAATCAAGCCGAAAGCAAAGCGGCAGCCAAGCTTGCTGATCAACATGCCGCTTTGTATGCAACTGCAGGCGTACATCCGCACGATGCTGATAACGTCAGTGATGATTACTTACAACACTTAAAAAGCTTATTACTCAACGATAAAGTGGTTGCGGTTGGTGAGTGTGGGCTTGATTTTAACCGTAATTTTTCTACCCCTGAAAACCAACAACGTGTTTTTGCCGAACAAATAGCATTGGCTATTGAAGTACAAAAACCACTGTTTTTGCATCAGCGAGATGCCTTTGCCACATGGCAGGCAATGCTTAATGAACAAATAAGCAAAACATCAGGTGGCGTCAGTCACTGCTTTACCGGCAACTTAGATGAGCTTAAAGGCGCCCTTGATATGGGCCTTTACATCGGTATTACTGGCTGGATTTGTGATCCTAAACGTGGTCAAGAGCTTTACGACATTGCTCGTTATATCCCTCTCGATCGCATTATGATCGAAACCGATGCCCCTTATTTAACACCGAAAAACATTCGCCCTAAGCCAAAATCAAGTCGTAATGAACCCAAATACCTCGCTTTCGTTGTAGATACTTTGGCTAAGGCCATGAATATAGACAATGAAACGTTAATTGAACACGCCAGCAATAACACCAAAGCCCTGTTTAATTTGCCTGGTTAG
- the ubiB gene encoding ubiquinone biosynthesis regulatory protein kinase UbiB, which translates to MRSKRLYHIVKTFLTYGLDELIPKEKLPWVAKLTRMSLFWLRNKHKDKPIEQRFRLAIESLGPVFIKFGQMLSTRRDLLSPEFAAELALLQDKVSAFDSDIAKQIIIDNIGEDTFSQLFSDFSAQPLASASIAQVHTATMTLPDQPAKEVVLKVIRPNIDQVIAADLSVMHSFASLLRRFYHEGKRLRPVEVVNEYKKTIIDELDLLREAANAIQLKRNFEGDKVLYVPDVYSEYCSKDVMVMERIYGVGVGEVDKLKELGVNMQLLAERGVEVFFTQVFRDSFFHADMHPGNVFVDVSDVNDPTWIAIDCGIVGTLNKDDKRYLAENFVAFFNRDYHRVAQLHVDSGWVPRETSVDEFESAIRTVCEPIFEKPLAEISFGQVLINLFSTARRFNMEVQPQLVLLQKTLLYIEGLGRHLYPQLDLWQTAKPFLEEWVKEQMGPKALLRSIKQNLPYWAEKMPELPNMVYQYLQTGHHSALEQQRILAQLQHRQQRQFKRLLTGIIGSTITLASAILFGFGQQNIAIAGAVLGAIVLLWATKKV; encoded by the coding sequence GTGCGCAGCAAACGTTTATACCACATTGTTAAAACATTTCTTACCTATGGCCTAGATGAGCTAATTCCCAAAGAAAAGTTACCTTGGGTCGCCAAGCTCACACGGATGTCGTTATTCTGGCTACGCAATAAACACAAAGACAAACCCATAGAACAGCGTTTTCGCCTGGCAATTGAATCTCTCGGTCCAGTATTTATCAAGTTTGGGCAAATGTTGTCGACCCGACGCGATCTCTTGAGCCCAGAATTTGCTGCCGAATTAGCGCTATTACAAGATAAAGTTAGCGCCTTTGACTCAGATATAGCAAAGCAAATCATCATTGATAACATTGGCGAGGACACCTTTTCTCAACTATTCAGCGACTTTTCCGCACAACCACTAGCATCCGCTTCGATTGCACAGGTACATACTGCCACTATGACATTGCCTGACCAACCGGCTAAAGAAGTGGTTCTTAAAGTGATTCGCCCCAACATTGATCAAGTCATTGCTGCCGATTTAAGCGTCATGCACTCATTTGCGTCGCTACTTCGTCGCTTTTATCACGAAGGCAAACGCTTACGCCCAGTAGAGGTGGTTAATGAGTACAAAAAAACCATAATTGATGAGCTGGATTTATTGCGCGAAGCGGCAAATGCCATTCAATTGAAGCGCAACTTTGAAGGCGATAAAGTTCTTTACGTGCCAGACGTCTACAGTGAATATTGCAGTAAAGATGTTATGGTAATGGAACGCATCTATGGTGTTGGTGTTGGCGAAGTAGACAAGCTCAAAGAGTTAGGTGTGAATATGCAATTACTTGCCGAGCGCGGTGTTGAAGTGTTCTTTACCCAAGTGTTTCGCGATAGTTTTTTTCATGCAGATATGCACCCTGGCAATGTATTTGTCGACGTTAGCGATGTCAACGATCCAACATGGATAGCTATCGACTGCGGTATTGTCGGTACCCTCAACAAGGATGATAAACGTTATCTGGCTGAAAACTTTGTTGCCTTCTTCAACCGTGACTACCATCGTGTAGCACAGCTGCACGTCGATTCCGGCTGGGTACCTAGAGAAACAAGTGTCGATGAATTTGAGTCCGCCATCCGCACCGTGTGCGAGCCGATTTTTGAAAAGCCATTAGCGGAAATATCCTTTGGCCAGGTATTGATAAATCTTTTTAGTACCGCACGCCGCTTTAATATGGAAGTACAGCCACAACTGGTGTTATTGCAAAAGACCTTGCTCTATATTGAAGGGTTAGGTCGCCATTTATACCCGCAGCTCGACTTATGGCAAACCGCAAAACCATTCTTAGAAGAATGGGTAAAAGAGCAAATGGGCCCTAAAGCGTTACTTCGCTCAATTAAGCAAAACTTACCATATTGGGCTGAAAAAATGCCGGAACTACCAAATATGGTTTATCAATATTTGCAAACAGGACACCATAGCGCCCTTGAACAGCAACGTATTTTAGCGCAGCTACAACACCGCCAACAGCGCCAATTTAAACGCTTGCTAACGGGCATTATAGGCTCAACCATTACCTTAGCAAGTGCCATATTATTTGGCTTTGGTCAGCAAAACATTGCTATTGCCGGGGCGGTGCTAGGGGCAATAGTGCTACTCTGGGCAACCAAGAAGGTATAG
- the hemB gene encoding porphobilinogen synthase, producing the protein MNQSNQFGQFPARRMRRMRKDDFSRRLMAENQLTVNDLIYPVFVLEGENQREAVPSMPGVERKSIDLLLEEAEELVQLGIPAIAIFPVTPQDKKSLMAEEAYNDDGLAQRTVRALKEKFPELGVITDVALDPFTTHGQDGIIDDEGYVLNDITKDILVKQALSHARAGADVVAPSDMMDGRVGAIRQELEQQGFINTRILAYSAKYASNYYGPFRDAVGSAGNIKGGNKYSYQMDPANSDEALQEIAQDIYEGADMVMVKPGMPYLDIVRRVKDNFQVPTYAYQVSGEYAMHMAAIQNGWLAEKPCIMEGLLAFKRAGADGILTYFAKQVAHWLKED; encoded by the coding sequence ATGAATCAATCAAATCAGTTTGGTCAATTTCCTGCACGCCGTATGCGTCGCATGCGTAAGGACGATTTTTCACGTCGCTTAATGGCTGAAAACCAACTTACCGTTAACGATCTTATCTACCCTGTATTTGTTTTAGAGGGTGAAAATCAACGAGAAGCAGTGCCTTCAATGCCCGGCGTTGAGCGAAAGTCGATAGACTTACTATTAGAAGAAGCTGAAGAATTGGTGCAACTAGGCATTCCTGCAATCGCCATTTTCCCTGTAACGCCACAAGATAAAAAGTCACTCATGGCCGAAGAAGCTTATAATGATGACGGCTTAGCTCAGCGTACAGTACGTGCATTAAAAGAAAAATTTCCCGAGCTTGGGGTGATCACCGATGTTGCACTCGATCCTTTCACTACTCACGGCCAAGATGGCATCATTGATGATGAAGGCTATGTATTAAATGACATAACCAAAGATATCTTAGTCAAACAAGCGCTATCACATGCCCGTGCCGGTGCCGACGTCGTGGCGCCATCTGATATGATGGATGGTCGTGTTGGCGCAATACGTCAAGAGCTTGAACAACAAGGCTTTATCAACACTCGAATACTTGCCTACTCAGCAAAGTACGCCTCAAACTACTATGGTCCGTTTCGTGATGCTGTCGGCTCTGCGGGAAATATCAAAGGTGGTAACAAGTATTCTTATCAAATGGATCCGGCTAACTCTGACGAGGCGTTGCAGGAAATCGCCCAAGATATTTATGAGGGCGCTGACATGGTTATGGTTAAACCGGGTATGCCATATTTGGACATCGTCCGTCGAGTTAAAGACAACTTTCAAGTACCAACCTATGCCTATCAAGTAAGTGGCGAATATGCCATGCACATGGCCGCAATTCAAAATGGCTGGTTAGCTGAAAAACCGTGCATAATGGAAGGCTTATTAGCATTTAAGCGGGCTGGTGCCGATGGCATTTTAACTTACTTTGCCAAACAAGTGGCTCATTGGTTAAAAGAGGACTAA
- the tatA gene encoding Sec-independent protein translocase subunit TatA, producing MMGISIWQLLIIFAIIILLFGTKKLRNIGSDLGSAVKGFKNAVTDEDKKEDEAKQISEKNKVEDSETTNKKEKDQA from the coding sequence ATGATGGGTATCAGTATTTGGCAACTACTAATCATTTTCGCGATCATCATTTTGTTATTTGGCACCAAAAAGTTACGTAACATTGGCAGTGATTTAGGCTCGGCTGTTAAAGGCTTTAAAAACGCGGTAACAGATGAAGATAAAAAAGAAGATGAAGCCAAGCAAATCAGTGAAAAAAATAAAGTAGAAGATAGCGAAACAACCAATAAGAAAGAAAAAGATCAGGCCTAA
- the tatC gene encoding twin-arginine translocase subunit TatC, whose translation MTQSSGSSLFEHLLELRSRLLAMVVSVLVVFLCLAYFAQDIYQYLAKPLLAVLPDGANMIATDVASPFFAPFKLTLVVSIFVAMPFVLYQIWRFIAPGLYTNEKRLVAPLLFGSSLLFYGGVAFAYFVVFPLAFEFFSNFAPAGVTIATDISSYLDFVLKLFFAFGAAFEIPIAIILMCWTGFTTVESLRIKRPYVIVGVFVVGMLLTPPDVISQTLLALPMWLLFEIGLILASFYRPRDEEDEDHEENANIGN comes from the coding sequence ATGACGCAATCATCCGGTTCTTCACTCTTTGAGCATCTTCTCGAACTCCGTTCACGTTTACTGGCTATGGTTGTCAGCGTACTAGTGGTTTTTCTCTGTTTAGCCTACTTTGCGCAAGACATTTACCAGTATCTCGCAAAACCATTGTTAGCGGTTTTACCTGATGGCGCTAATATGATCGCAACCGATGTCGCGTCACCATTCTTTGCACCATTTAAACTTACCTTGGTGGTGTCAATTTTTGTCGCCATGCCATTTGTTCTTTATCAAATCTGGCGCTTTATTGCCCCCGGCTTATACACCAATGAAAAGCGTTTAGTCGCGCCATTACTATTTGGCTCCAGCTTACTGTTTTACGGTGGCGTCGCTTTTGCGTATTTTGTTGTATTCCCACTGGCATTTGAATTTTTCAGCAATTTCGCCCCTGCCGGCGTCACTATTGCAACAGACATCAGTAGCTACTTAGACTTCGTATTAAAACTGTTCTTTGCTTTTGGTGCCGCTTTTGAAATCCCTATCGCGATTATCTTAATGTGCTGGACAGGGTTCACCACAGTAGAAAGCTTACGCATAAAGCGACCATACGTAATTGTTGGCGTGTTCGTCGTCGGCATGCTGCTCACTCCTCCTGATGTGATTTCGCAAACACTACTGGCCTTACCCATGTGGTTGTTATTTGAAATCGGCTTGATTTTGGCATCTTTTTATCGCCCTCGAGATGAAGAAGATGAAGACCACGAAGAAAATGCCAATATAGGTAACTAA
- the rho gene encoding transcription termination factor Rho — translation MNLIELKDKSISELLKLAESMKLEHLARNRKQDVIFAILKAHAKSGEDIFGGGVLEILQDGFGFLRSADSSFLAGPDDIYVSPSQIRRFSLRTGDTIFGKIRPPKDGERYFALLKVNEVNFDKPENSRNKILFENLTPVHPNERLTMERGNGSTEDITARVLDLASPIGKGQRGLIVAPPKAGKTLLLQNIAQSIAHNHPECELMVLLIDERPEEVTEMQRLVKGEVVASTFDEPASRHVQVAEMVIEKAKRLTEHKKDVVILLDSITRLARAYNTVIPSSGKILTGGVDANALHRPKRFFGAARNIEEGGSLTIIATALVDTGSKMDEVIYEEFKGTGNMELHLSRKIAEKRVFPAIHFNRSGTRREEMLTKPDELQKQWVLRKIVHEMDEIAAMEFLIDKLAMTKTNNEFFDAMKKGK, via the coding sequence ATGAACCTGATCGAACTTAAAGATAAATCCATTAGCGAGCTTCTTAAACTTGCTGAAAGTATGAAGCTTGAGCACCTTGCTCGTAACCGCAAACAAGATGTTATCTTCGCAATTTTAAAAGCTCACGCAAAAAGTGGTGAAGACATTTTCGGTGGTGGCGTTTTAGAAATCTTACAAGATGGCTTTGGATTCTTGCGTAGTGCAGATTCATCATTTTTGGCGGGTCCGGACGACATTTACGTATCGCCAAGCCAAATTCGTCGTTTTAGCTTACGTACTGGTGACACCATTTTCGGTAAAATCCGTCCGCCAAAAGATGGCGAGCGCTACTTTGCCCTACTAAAAGTTAATGAAGTTAACTTCGACAAGCCAGAAAACTCACGTAACAAAATCTTATTTGAAAACCTTACCCCGGTTCACCCGAACGAACGTTTAACCATGGAACGTGGTAATGGTAGTACAGAAGATATTACCGCTCGTGTATTAGACTTAGCCTCTCCAATTGGTAAAGGTCAGCGTGGTTTGATTGTTGCACCACCAAAAGCAGGTAAAACCTTATTACTGCAAAACATCGCACAAAGTATTGCTCACAACCACCCAGAGTGTGAGTTAATGGTATTACTTATCGATGAGCGTCCTGAAGAAGTTACCGAAATGCAGCGCTTGGTTAAAGGTGAAGTTGTTGCCTCAACCTTTGATGAACCAGCAAGCCGTCACGTACAAGTTGCCGAAATGGTAATTGAAAAAGCCAAACGCTTAACCGAGCACAAGAAAGATGTGGTTATCTTGCTAGATTCGATTACTCGTTTAGCTCGTGCTTATAACACCGTTATTCCATCATCAGGTAAAATTCTTACTGGTGGTGTTGATGCTAATGCTTTACACCGTCCTAAGCGTTTCTTTGGTGCAGCACGTAACATCGAAGAAGGCGGCAGCTTAACCATTATCGCCACAGCACTTGTTGATACCGGCTCAAAAATGGATGAAGTTATCTACGAAGAGTTTAAAGGTACCGGTAACATGGAGCTTCACCTATCTCGTAAAATTGCTGAGAAACGTGTATTCCCTGCGATTCACTTTAATCGCTCAGGTACTCGTCGTGAAGAAATGCTAACCAAGCCAGACGAATTACAAAAGCAATGGGTACTGCGCAAAATCGTTCACGAAATGGACGAAATTGCGGCAATGGAATTCCTTATCGATAAATTGGCCATGACCAAAACCAATAACGAATTCTTCGACGCGATGAAAAAAGGCAAATAA
- a CDS encoding guanosine-5'-triphosphate,3'-diphosphate pyrophosphatase, whose translation MSKPLPSVAEPLYAVIDLGSNSFHMLIARLVADSVQVVDKVKRKVRLASGLDDNHMLDDKSMARGWECLSFFAERLQDIPRENIRVVATATLRLAKNADVFLQQAETVLGFPIEVITGEQEARHIYLGAAHTTCGAEARLVIDIGGASTELVVGQQFEPKIVRSLDIGCVTFNHRYFSGGVLSEQAFNDAIRAAKTKLSAIKSDYQQFGWDLVLGVSGTLQAAAETLSAQGLGQKLTLENLRLLKTQVIAGQQLNQLNIVGLQDDRKPVFAPGLAILIAILEEFAIDEVQLAGGAIREGILYELLPNMRNMNIRQRTLMGLIERFSIDEMHAYRVANLADKAVSQVQKSWQLSNELASILQSACVLHEIGLLLEFKRSKKHAQYILANTVLAGFSHDQRLLLTALVANYKTDINLSVITEQSYTEQQKAIYLIVLLRLAVILAKRRRDDAMPDFILQASENTLVLKLPQAFCQKHPLISAELKQECKDITACGFHFSIERN comes from the coding sequence ATGAGTAAACCGCTTCCATCCGTCGCAGAGCCTTTGTACGCCGTTATCGACCTTGGCTCTAATTCATTCCATATGTTAATTGCACGACTTGTTGCTGACAGCGTGCAAGTGGTTGATAAAGTAAAACGTAAAGTGCGCCTAGCATCAGGACTTGATGATAATCATATGCTTGATGATAAATCGATGGCGCGTGGTTGGGAGTGCTTAAGTTTTTTTGCTGAGCGATTGCAAGATATTCCGCGCGAGAATATTCGCGTGGTAGCCACCGCAACGCTGCGTCTGGCAAAAAATGCCGATGTGTTTTTACAACAAGCTGAAACGGTACTCGGGTTTCCTATTGAGGTGATAACCGGAGAGCAAGAAGCTCGTCATATCTATTTAGGGGCGGCGCACACAACGTGTGGTGCTGAAGCCCGCTTGGTGATCGATATCGGTGGTGCCAGTACAGAACTCGTTGTTGGTCAACAGTTTGAACCGAAAATAGTACGCTCTCTTGATATCGGTTGCGTCACTTTTAATCATCGTTATTTTTCTGGTGGTGTTTTATCAGAGCAAGCGTTTAATGACGCGATTCGCGCGGCAAAAACCAAACTTTCGGCAATTAAATCTGACTACCAGCAGTTTGGCTGGGATTTGGTGTTGGGGGTGTCGGGTACCTTGCAAGCCGCAGCTGAAACATTAAGTGCTCAAGGTCTCGGTCAAAAATTAACGCTTGAAAACTTACGTTTATTGAAGACGCAAGTTATTGCTGGGCAGCAATTGAATCAACTTAATATTGTTGGTTTGCAAGATGACCGTAAGCCGGTTTTCGCCCCTGGTTTGGCAATTTTAATCGCCATACTTGAGGAATTTGCGATTGATGAAGTACAGCTAGCTGGTGGCGCAATACGCGAGGGTATCTTATACGAATTGTTACCTAACATGCGCAACATGAATATTCGCCAGCGCACTTTGATGGGATTAATAGAGCGCTTTAGCATCGATGAAATGCACGCTTACCGAGTGGCTAACTTGGCGGATAAAGCAGTTAGTCAGGTGCAAAAATCTTGGCAACTAAGCAATGAGCTTGCCAGCATCTTGCAATCGGCTTGTGTATTACATGAGATTGGTTTGCTACTCGAATTTAAACGTAGTAAAAAGCATGCCCAATATATATTGGCTAATACCGTCTTAGCGGGTTTTAGCCATGACCAGCGATTACTGCTTACCGCCTTAGTTGCTAATTACAAGACAGATATCAATTTGTCGGTAATTACCGAACAAAGTTATACTGAGCAACAAAAAGCCATTTACCTTATCGTCTTATTGCGATTAGCGGTGATACTTGCCAAGCGTCGCCGTGATGACGCGATGCCAGACTTTATCTTGCAAGCCAGTGAGAACACCTTAGTATTAAAGCTTCCCCAAGCATTTTGCCAAAAGCATCCGCTAATTTCTGCTGAATTGAAACAAGAATGCAAAGATATCACCGCATGTGGATTTCACTTTAGTATTGAGCGTAACTAG
- the trxA gene encoding thioredoxin TrxA, with protein MSDKIVQLTDDSFDEVVNSSTPVLVDFWAEWCGPCKMIAPILNEVAEEYDGKVTIAKLNIDQHSASPQKFAVRGIPTLLLFKNGEVAATKVGALSKNQLKEFLDANI; from the coding sequence ATGAGCGATAAGATTGTTCAGCTGACTGATGACAGCTTTGACGAAGTAGTAAATTCATCTACCCCAGTGTTAGTTGACTTCTGGGCTGAGTGGTGTGGTCCTTGTAAAATGATCGCTCCAATCCTAAATGAAGTAGCGGAAGAGTATGATGGTAAAGTAACCATCGCTAAGCTAAACATTGACCAACACTCTGCATCACCTCAAAAATTTGCGGTACGTGGTATCCCTACTTTACTGCTATTCAAAAACGGTGAAGTTGCAGCGACAAAAGTTGGCGCACTTTCTAAAAATCAATTAAAAGAATTTTTAGACGCTAACATCTAA